The genome window GGACCCGGCGAAGATCAAGAGCCTGAACAAGGAATTCCTCAAATGGTTCCGCAAAGGCGCGGCGCTTGAAAGCGTACTGTCGGCGGGCTTCCTAAGCCAATTCGGCAGGTTGCAGCGGGTTTTGCCGGTGAGCATGGCGGTAGCGCCCGAACTGTTCAAAACCGTGCTGAAGAAATTCGGCACGATCAGTGCCAACGTGTTGTCGTCGCAAAACGGCGACTCGCCGGTCAAGAACTGGAAAGGATCGGGCACCGCGGATTTCCCCATCGGCACGCACGCCGGGAAACTGAATCCGCAAAAAATCATCGACCGTGAAACGAAAAAGTACAAATGTTACTCGTGCCCCCTCGGCTGCGGCGGCGAGGTAACGCTCAAGGGCGGCGGCACCGGCCACAAACCGGAATACGAAACCACCGCCGCCTTCGGTTCGCTGCTGCTCAACAACGACATCGAAGCGCTCTTTGAAGTCAACGAATTGCTCAACCGCGCCGGGATGGATTCGATTTCGGCCGGCGGCGCGGTCGCGTTTACGATCGAGTGCCTCGAACAGGGCGTGCTGACCAAGAACGACGTGGACGGCCTCGACCTCGACTGGGGCAACTCGGAGGCTGTCCTGGCGCTGATCAAAAAGATGATCGCGCGCGAGGGTATCGGCGATCTGCTGGCCGATGGAGTCAAAATCGCGGCGGAAAAAATCGGCAAAAACGCCGGACGCTTCGCCATGCACGCGGGCGGCCAGGAACTGCCGATGCACGATTCACGCTTCGACCCCGGATACGGCGTCTGCTACACGGTCGAACCCACGCCGGGCCGCCACACCAACCACGGGTATCAGGTGATCGACCTGCTCGGGCTGCACGAAGTGTTTCCGGGCCTGCCCAAAATCAAGCACGTATCGTTGGTCAAATCCAAATACGACCCCACCGACCGGTGGATTCTGCAGGTCGCGGCCAGCAAGTACATACAACTGTTCAACGCGGCCGGCGGCTGCCTATTCGGCGCGCAATTGGGCGGACATCTACCGATCATCGGCTACCTCAACGCGGCCGGAGGTTGGAACCACGAACCGGACCATTACCTCCAAATCGGTGAACGCATCCAGGCGCTGCGGCAAGCGTTCAACTTCAAACACGGCATTCAACCGATCACCGATTACGCCCTGCCCCCGCGCGCGACCGGGGCCGAACCGCTGACTACCGGGCCGATGAAGGGCGTCACGCTTGACATGGACCGTCTGCGCACCGATTTCCTGAAGGGCATGAGGTGGGATCCGCAAACCGCCAAGCCGACCAAAGCCGCCCTGGCCGACCTCGGGCTGGCCGACGTAGCCGAGGAGATCAACGCGCCCTAGCCAACGCTGTTGTGGCGCACGGTGGCGCGAGTTCTCTCTTCCGTGCATCGCCAAATTAGAGTTCTCGGTCGCGGGTTCGATTTCCATCCGCTTTCGCCAGATGCTTATCAGGGGCTGTTGTTCTCATGGGACAATAGCCCTTTATTAATGGTATAAATAAATCAACGAATAAGATTTTATTGGGGAATCGGCCAATGACAGAAGACAACGAAAAACAGTGCTTCCGCGAAAAGCACTTTGGGAAAAACGTGGAAGATTTTCTCAAATTTCTTTTGCCATCGCGGGAGGAGTGGAGAGGGAATAATAAAAATATTCCGGAACCGGAGAAATGGCTTTTTCGCGGCCAAGGGCTTGATGTGCCTCCAGTCCCATCTGCTTTGCGGCGCAATTCATACGGTAAACTGATATATTTTTGTCTAGAACGGGCCGCGGCGTATCTAGAAAAAACCAGAAAACGACCGCTCGACAAAGAAGAAAAGTTCAGCGATGAAGCGTTTCACGTCGGAGCTGAATACGATTTTCTGCGGGATTTTTTAAAAGCGGCGGATTGGCAAGGAAGACAGCTCATTGGTTACACGATGGAGTTCAGAGACTCCTTTTTGAAGCCCGAAAAAAGAGACGAGTTCATGAAGAGGCCGGTGAAGTGGCCGAGTGATAACCTTCTTGAATTACTCGCTCTGGCGCAACATTACGGTGTTCCAACCCGTTTGTTGGATTGGAGCGAGCGAGCGCACATTGCCGCCTACTTCGCGGCATCGAGTGTTGTAAACAGTTGGGATCAGAAAGAAAACGAAAAGATAAAAGTTGTTATATGGGCGTTAAAATGGCGCGATCTGGGATATCCAATCAAAGTGATTCGCCCAACGATGGGAACGAACCCCAACCTCGCCGCGCAACGCGGAGTTCTTACGTTATTCCGCGAGAATGACTTTTTTAAGAAATTGCTCAAGAGAAAATGCAATTCCAATAAAGATAAGGGAAATGTAGTCTTGTGGAAAATCACGTTGGACAAAGGCGTTGCAGGAGAGCTTCTTCGTGACTTGTATGATATTGGTATCCACGCCGGGTCGATATACCCCACGTTCGACGGCGCGGCGAAGTTCGTTATGGAGCGTCGATTCTGGCCCGATCACGATGAAAATTAAGCTCACCAATCCGGGCCCACAGGGCCACTTTGGACAAGCGGCGAGTAGCCGTCTATTAGCCAATAAAAAGTAGCCAATTCACTTTTTCCGCTCCGGCGGTCAATCGTAGTACGCGCTGTGCCCCGCTTCGTGAAGTCCCGGCAGCGTAACGGGTAATCTGCCCAACGGTTCATGCCCGCCGAAGAGCGTTTCCGCCGCCAATTCCTGGGCGAGGTCGCGGAAATTGTAGACGGCTAAGAACGTGGACGCGTCCGGGAAGGAAAGCAGGTCGAAGGGTGTGCCGAACGCCAGTATCACCGTCGGTTTTCCCAGCGCGAGAACGTCGCGGACCATTTGCGACTGCGCCGGTTCGTAATGAGCGTTGTAGGTGCCGATGACGACCGTTTCGACGGCGGGGTCGGCGGCACGGAGAACCGCGTCATCCAACAACGAGGGCAAACTGCCGGGTACAAACTCCGTGCGTTGGGTCAACGGGGCGATGGCCGAAACCTGCTCGGCGAGCGTCGTGCCGGCAAACATGGCGAAACCGGAAGCCGGGTCCGCCAGCATGGCGCGCATCGGCGAAATCACCAGCAACCCGTTCCCGTCGGTCGCCTCAAGCGGCCAAAGGCCCTCATCGTTTCGAACCAGGGTGATCGAGTCGGCGATGGTTTGCGTCGCCAGTTGCCGGTTTTCCGCCGTTGCGTTCAAGGCTTCGGCACGCTCCGGATCGGTGAACGGCCTTTCGAACAGGCAGTACTTTTGCTTGTGACGAAGAATTCGGGCAATGGATTCGTCAAATTGGTCCGCCGGAATTTCGCCCGCCCGAACCGCGTCGGCGATGTTGCCGACGATCCGCTCCGCGTCCTGATACGTGGCAACCTCAAACACGTAAAGCAGCAGATCGGCGCCGGATTTTACCGCCAGCACTTCCTTGGGCATGCCCCATTCGTGTTGGAAGGGCGG of Candidatus Lernaella stagnicola contains these proteins:
- a CDS encoding aldehyde ferredoxin oxidoreductase family protein, producing the protein MTHGAMGKVLWVDLTTGTFTVQQIEDEIYESYLTGVGLGVRLMYDRIPAGADPLGPDNVLGLTSGILCGTGALFSGRWMVMAKSPLTGGWGDSNCGGNFAPAIKKAGFDAIFFTGISAKPVYLKIVGDDISLVDASHLWGMDTIEAEAKLIAEVGPKAKAIAIGPAGEKLSLISGIVNDGGRIAARSGLGAVMGSKRLKGVVLAGTAPIKGADPAKIKSLNKEFLKWFRKGAALESVLSAGFLSQFGRLQRVLPVSMAVAPELFKTVLKKFGTISANVLSSQNGDSPVKNWKGSGTADFPIGTHAGKLNPQKIIDRETKKYKCYSCPLGCGGEVTLKGGGTGHKPEYETTAAFGSLLLNNDIEALFEVNELLNRAGMDSISAGGAVAFTIECLEQGVLTKNDVDGLDLDWGNSEAVLALIKKMIAREGIGDLLADGVKIAAEKIGKNAGRFAMHAGGQELPMHDSRFDPGYGVCYTVEPTPGRHTNHGYQVIDLLGLHEVFPGLPKIKHVSLVKSKYDPTDRWILQVAASKYIQLFNAAGGCLFGAQLGGHLPIIGYLNAAGGWNHEPDHYLQIGERIQALRQAFNFKHGIQPITDYALPPRATGAEPLTTGPMKGVTLDMDRLRTDFLKGMRWDPQTAKPTKAALADLGLADVAEEINAP
- a CDS encoding FRG domain-containing protein, translating into MTEDNEKQCFREKHFGKNVEDFLKFLLPSREEWRGNNKNIPEPEKWLFRGQGLDVPPVPSALRRNSYGKLIYFCLERAAAYLEKTRKRPLDKEEKFSDEAFHVGAEYDFLRDFLKAADWQGRQLIGYTMEFRDSFLKPEKRDEFMKRPVKWPSDNLLELLALAQHYGVPTRLLDWSERAHIAAYFAASSVVNSWDQKENEKIKVVIWALKWRDLGYPIKVIRPTMGTNPNLAAQRGVLTLFRENDFFKKLLKRKCNSNKDKGNVVLWKITLDKGVAGELLRDLYDIGIHAGSIYPTFDGAAKFVMERRFWPDHDEN